Proteins encoded together in one Lathyrus oleraceus cultivar Zhongwan6 chromosome 5, CAAS_Psat_ZW6_1.0, whole genome shotgun sequence window:
- the LOC127084149 gene encoding auxin response factor 17 produces the protein MNRQVLPPLPKNASTVDPKIWRAIAGAAVHIPAVNSRVYYFPQGHMDQASSPPNNLSPRLLSRPYILCSVSAVHFLADPKTDEVFAKLFLQPLNDFAAIFPRVPAPEVDDGERIFSFAKILTPSDANNGGGFSVPRFCADSIFPPLDYSMDPPYQSLVITDVHGIAWEFRHIYRGTPRRHLLTTGWSRFVNGKKLVAGDSVVFMKNTRGNMFIGIRRAVRFVPARSANDATRLCLPICGVRNRVDDEDNEEKQVEEKCREEFSRNGKGKLSPKSVAEAAELAAQGLAFEVVYYPKAGWSDFVLKAEVVDVAMSVTWCPGMRVKMAVETDDSSRTTWFQGVVSSVSVPDHGPWGGSPWRMLHITWDEPEVLQTSKWVSPWQIELLSTTPTLHTPFPSIKRLRGPPGVLTDGDPFSITAFTNSTMGQLNQSLLSYGTFPAGMQGARHDLFSVSSFSNFPGEIPRLCMSNSFGNNAVLGLKSLSTELNVGSSQSDDLSPESQSSLPSFGTDFVRNYNCNSMKPGPVSFQLFGVVIQSEQPVESGSNGTGSPGDDSSKGCNETEGMNNPLEDSLIYSKLLDRLDGQCQIASTAEACYL, from the exons ATGAACCGTCAAGTGCTACCACCGTTGCCGAAGAATGCTAGCACGGTGGATCCTAAAATCTGGCGAGCGATCGCCGGTGCCGCCGTGCATATCCCCGCCGTTAATTCTAGGGTTTACTACTTTCCTCAAGGACATATGGACCAAGCTTCTTCTCCTCCTAACAATCTTTCTCCTCGACTACTCTCCAGGCCTTACATTCTCTGTTCTGTTTCTGCCGTTCATTTTCTTGCCGATCCGAAAACCGATGAGGTTTTTGCGAAACTGTTTCTTCAGCCTCTCAATGATTTCGCTGCCATTTTCCCTCGTGTTCCTGCTCCCGAAGTTGACGACGGTGAGAGGATTTTCTCGTTTGCGAAGATTCTCACTCCTTCGGATGCTAACAACGGAGGTGGATTCTCTGTTCCGAGGTTTTGTGCTGATTCGATTTTCCCGCCTCTTGACTATAGTATGGACCCTCCGTATCAGTCTCTTGTGATTACCGACGTGCACGGCATTGCTTGGGAGTTTCGTCACATTTACCGTGGCACCCCGAGGCGGCATCTGCTTACCACCGGTTGGAGTAGGTTCGTTAACGGGAAGAAGCTCGTTGCCGGTGATTCCGTTGTTTTCATGAAGAATACCAGAGGCAACATGTTCATCGGGATCCGCCGTGCTGTCCGTTTTGTTCCGGCTCGGAGTGCTAATGACGCAACGAGACTGTGCCTTCCGATCTGTGGGGTGAGAAACAGGGTGGATGATGAAGATAATGAGGAAAAACAGGTGGAAGAGAAGTGTAGAGAAGAGTTTTCGAGGAATGGGAAAGGGAAGTTGTCTCCGAAATCGGTAGCGGAGGCAGCGGAATTGGCGGCGCAGGGATTGGCATTTGAAGTCGTGTATTATCCGAAAGCTGGTTGGTCAGATTTTGTGCTGAAAGCTGAGGTTGTGGATGTAGCAATGAGTGTTACGTGGTGTCCTGGAATGAGAGTCAAAATGGCTGTGGAGACTGATGATTCCTCCCGGACTACATGGTTTCAGGGTGTAGTGTCTTCCGTCTCTGTTCCTGATCATGGCCCTTGGGGAGGTTCGCCTTGGCGTATGCTTCAT ATTACATGGGATGAACCTGAAGTGTTGCAAACTTCCAAGTGGGTCAGCCCTTGGCAGATTGAACTTCTTTCGACAACACCTACACTTCATACACCATTTCCCTCAATAAAAAGGCTTAGAGGCCCACCTGGGGTGTTAACTGATGGAGACCCCTTTTCTATCACAGCATTCACTAATTCAACAATGGGACAATTGAATCAATCGTTGTTGAGTTACGGTACTTTTCCTGCTGGCATGCAGGGAGCCAGGCATGATCTATTTTCTGTTTCAAGTTTTTCCAACTTTCCAGGTGAAATCCCCCGTCTGTGTATGAGTAACTCCTTTGGCAACAACGCAGTGCTGGGGTTGAAATCTTTGTCAACTGAGCTAAATGTTGGCAGTTCTCAATCTGATGATTTGTCACCAGAGAGCCAGAGTAGTTTGCCTTCCTTTGGCACAGATTTTGTCCGGAACTACAACTGCAACTCAATGAAACCCGGGCCTGTATCGTTTCAGCTATTTGGGGTAGTCATTCAGTCAGAACAGCCTGTTGAAAGTGGTTCGAATGGTACTGGTAGCCCAGGAGATGATAGCAGTAAGGGCTGCAATGAAACTGAAGGCATGAACAACCCTCTTGAGGATTCTTTGATTTACTCAAAATTGCTTGACAGACTTGATGGCCAGTGCCAAATAGCCTCAACTGCCGAGGCATGCTATTTGTGA
- the LOC127084150 gene encoding uncharacterized protein LOC127084150, protein MATSLSNQFLLGCCSCSSKSPQQPKFARFPSRPFSASNTLLGFPTPFPSLHPTPLFASSQTNIETETEEIQIDEDRKNLPRLGVLIESYKKAFLTGDEKIAIIEERIQLKENEKNKLVQKVSTLSVDKVSVKEQYLRLQADFDNFRKKCDKERVGIQSDAKQGFIKKLLLMADNFERVKQQIEAATEKEKKIDVSYQSIYKQFVETLRSHHVSVVATVGKPFNPLLHEAIAREESEVFKEGIIIKESRRGFVLKDKVLRPAFVKVSLGPGNKKSSVAPAKSVEQPSTAARIDER, encoded by the exons ATGGCTACTTCTCTGTCGAATCAATTTCTATTAGGTTGTTGTTCATGTTCTTCCAAATCTCCTCAACAACCCAAATTCGCACGCTTTCCATCTCGCCCCTTTTCCGCCTCCAACACTCTCTTAGGGTTTCCAACTCCATTTCCCTCTCTCCATCCAACCCCACTCTTCGCTTCTTCCCAA ACAAATATCGAAACAGAAACAGAGGAGATTCAAATTGATGAAGATCGAAAAAATTTACCCAGATTAGGGGTTCTTATTGAATCATACAAGAAAGCCTTTCTTACTGGCGATGAAAAGATTGCGATAATTGAAGAAAGAATACAATTGAAGGAGAATGAGAAGAATAAATTGGTTCAAAAAGTGTCTACTTTATCGGTTGATAAAGTTTCGGTTAAGGAGCAATATCTTCGCTTACAAGCGGATTTTGATAACTTTAGAAAAAAATGTGACAAAGAAAGAGTTGGCATTCAATCGGATGCCAAACAAGGATTCATTAAGAAACTTTTGTTGATGGCGGACAATTTCGAGAGAGTTAAACAACAAATTGAAGCGGCGACggagaaagagaagaagattgATGTGAGCTATCAGAGTATTTATAAGCAGTTTGTTGAGACTTTGAGGAGTCATCATGTTTCCGTCGTAGCAACAGTTGGCAAGCCTTTTAATCCCTTG CTACATGAAGCCATTGCACGCGAGGAGTCCGAAGTGTTCAAGGAAGGGATTATAATTAAAGAATCCCGACGAGGTTTCGTACTTAAAGATAAGGTTTTAAGGCCAGCATTTGTGAAGGTGTCCTTAGGTCCTGGGAATAAGAAATCTTCAGTGGCTCCTGCCAAGTCCGTGGAGCAGCCTTCAACAGCAGCTAGAATCGATGAAAGATAA